The Glycine soja cultivar W05 chromosome 3, ASM419377v2, whole genome shotgun sequence genome window below encodes:
- the LOC114405765 gene encoding O-glucosyltransferase rumi homolog isoform X1, translating into MANTKRQGCHQLQSSYSKEKRWISTYGLFSLAFLFVFAATNFIANWLDLFRITTTTILKTNIVFNRQQPQFPLNCTNEKLATTCPSYYPTKFQFYDNSSTTSCPEYFRWIHEDLKPWESSGITRDMIERGKNISHFRLVIVNGKAYIEKFAKSYQTRDVFTIWGILQLLRLYPGKVPDLELMFHCGDKTVVFKKDFQGPQMSPPPVFHYCGEENSYDIVFPDWTFWGWAELSIRPWETTLHNIQEGNKMVKWKDRIPYAFWKGNPKVSIIRRELGKCNVTEKQDWNARIYDIQWLQERASNFENSKLENQCTFRYKIYAEGATWSVSEKYIIACDSMTMFIEPKYYDFFTRNMLPLRHYWPISTKNMCEEIKYAVDWGNAHLDHAQAIGDGGTNYILENLKMKFVYDYMFHLLNNYSKLLKFKPTIPIGAVEICSESMACSLHGQRKHFMVESMVISPSDTPPCILPPPYTPETLKEFLQEKENLIKQVKTRVINTKQ; encoded by the exons ttcAGAATAACAACCACTACTATTCTCAAGACAAATATAGTATTCAATAGGCAACAACCCCAGTTCCCACTTAATTGCACCAACGAGAAGTTAGCAACAACATGCCCATCATACTACccaacaaaatttcaattttatgataattcatCTACTACATCATGCCCAGAATACTTCAGATGGATCCATGAAGATTTAAAACCATGGGAGAGTTCAGGAATCACAAGGGACATGATTGAAAGAGGCAAAAATATTTCGCATTTCAGGCTTGTAATTGTAAACGGAAAAGCTTATATAGAAAAGTTTGCCAAATCATATCAAACAAGGGATGTGTTCACAATATGGGGAATTTTGCAACTTCTAAGGTTGTACCCTGGAAAGGTACCAGATTTAGAGCTAATGTTTCACTGCGGGGACAAAACTGTTGTATTCAAAAAAGATTTCCAAGGACCACAAATGTCACCTCCGCCCGTGTTCCATTATTGTGGAGAAGAAAATTCATATGACATTGTTTTCCCTGATTGGACCTTCTGGGGTTG gGCTGAGCTTAGCATAAGACCATGGGAAACAACATTACATAATATACAAGAAGGCAACAAGATGGTCAAATGGAAGGATAGGATTCCCTATGCTTTTTGGAAGGGCAACCCAAAAGTGTCTATTATTAGGAGAGAACTTGGCAAGTGCAATGTCACAGAAAAACAAGATTGGAATGCAAGAATATATGACata caATGGCTACAGGAGAGAGCAAGTAATTTTGAGAATTCAAAACTTGAAAATCAATGTACCTTTAG ATATAAGATCTATGCAGAAGGGGCCACGTGGTCTGTGAGTGAAAAGTACATCATAGCATGTGACTCAATGACTATGTTTATAGAACCTAAGTATTATGACTTCTTTACAAGAAATATGTTACCTTTGCGACACTACTGGCCTATCAGCACAAAAAATATGTGTGAAGAGATTAAGTATGCAGTGGATTGGGGAAATGCTCACCTTGACCAT GCACAAGCAATTGGAGATGGAGGAACTAACTACATCTTAGAGAATTTAAAGATGAAATTTGTATATGATTACATGtttcatttattaaataactattcaaaactcttgaaattcaaaccaACCATACCTATAGGAGCTGTTGAGATTTGTTCTGAAAGTATGGCTTGTTCCTTGCATGGTCAAAGGAAACATTTTATGGTTGAATCCATGGTGATCTCACCAAGTGATACACCTCCATGTATATTGCCTCCTCCTTATACACCTGAAACTCTAAAAGAGTTtctacaagaaaaagaaaatctaatCAAACAAGTGAAGACAAGGGTGATCAATACAAAGCAATAA
- the LOC114405765 gene encoding O-glucosyltransferase rumi homolog isoform X2 produces the protein MTRWTFFSVILLAAFVASTFFLEIDLFRITTTTILKTNIVFNRQQPQFPLNCTNEKLATTCPSYYPTKFQFYDNSSTTSCPEYFRWIHEDLKPWESSGITRDMIERGKNISHFRLVIVNGKAYIEKFAKSYQTRDVFTIWGILQLLRLYPGKVPDLELMFHCGDKTVVFKKDFQGPQMSPPPVFHYCGEENSYDIVFPDWTFWGWAELSIRPWETTLHNIQEGNKMVKWKDRIPYAFWKGNPKVSIIRRELGKCNVTEKQDWNARIYDIQWLQERASNFENSKLENQCTFRYKIYAEGATWSVSEKYIIACDSMTMFIEPKYYDFFTRNMLPLRHYWPISTKNMCEEIKYAVDWGNAHLDHAQAIGDGGTNYILENLKMKFVYDYMFHLLNNYSKLLKFKPTIPIGAVEICSESMACSLHGQRKHFMVESMVISPSDTPPCILPPPYTPETLKEFLQEKENLIKQVKTRVINTKQ, from the exons ttcAGAATAACAACCACTACTATTCTCAAGACAAATATAGTATTCAATAGGCAACAACCCCAGTTCCCACTTAATTGCACCAACGAGAAGTTAGCAACAACATGCCCATCATACTACccaacaaaatttcaattttatgataattcatCTACTACATCATGCCCAGAATACTTCAGATGGATCCATGAAGATTTAAAACCATGGGAGAGTTCAGGAATCACAAGGGACATGATTGAAAGAGGCAAAAATATTTCGCATTTCAGGCTTGTAATTGTAAACGGAAAAGCTTATATAGAAAAGTTTGCCAAATCATATCAAACAAGGGATGTGTTCACAATATGGGGAATTTTGCAACTTCTAAGGTTGTACCCTGGAAAGGTACCAGATTTAGAGCTAATGTTTCACTGCGGGGACAAAACTGTTGTATTCAAAAAAGATTTCCAAGGACCACAAATGTCACCTCCGCCCGTGTTCCATTATTGTGGAGAAGAAAATTCATATGACATTGTTTTCCCTGATTGGACCTTCTGGGGTTG gGCTGAGCTTAGCATAAGACCATGGGAAACAACATTACATAATATACAAGAAGGCAACAAGATGGTCAAATGGAAGGATAGGATTCCCTATGCTTTTTGGAAGGGCAACCCAAAAGTGTCTATTATTAGGAGAGAACTTGGCAAGTGCAATGTCACAGAAAAACAAGATTGGAATGCAAGAATATATGACata caATGGCTACAGGAGAGAGCAAGTAATTTTGAGAATTCAAAACTTGAAAATCAATGTACCTTTAG ATATAAGATCTATGCAGAAGGGGCCACGTGGTCTGTGAGTGAAAAGTACATCATAGCATGTGACTCAATGACTATGTTTATAGAACCTAAGTATTATGACTTCTTTACAAGAAATATGTTACCTTTGCGACACTACTGGCCTATCAGCACAAAAAATATGTGTGAAGAGATTAAGTATGCAGTGGATTGGGGAAATGCTCACCTTGACCAT GCACAAGCAATTGGAGATGGAGGAACTAACTACATCTTAGAGAATTTAAAGATGAAATTTGTATATGATTACATGtttcatttattaaataactattcaaaactcttgaaattcaaaccaACCATACCTATAGGAGCTGTTGAGATTTGTTCTGAAAGTATGGCTTGTTCCTTGCATGGTCAAAGGAAACATTTTATGGTTGAATCCATGGTGATCTCACCAAGTGATACACCTCCATGTATATTGCCTCCTCCTTATACACCTGAAACTCTAAAAGAGTTtctacaagaaaaagaaaatctaatCAAACAAGTGAAGACAAGGGTGATCAATACAAAGCAATAA